From one Planococcus citri chromosome 3, ihPlaCitr1.1, whole genome shotgun sequence genomic stretch:
- the LOC135839757 gene encoding cuticle protein 12.5-like translates to MIRSLVALSLLVVAVSAGYAGVAPYSAYSSYAAPAYGGYGYAAASPYSYGVSPYSAYSSPYYGGHSAYPYATSYANTYKYAYKTPYAYSGYHAPAYGAYSPYSSYGAYPYSAYGGYVR, encoded by the exons ATGATTCGTAGTTTG GTAGCTTTATCCTTGTTGGTAGTCGCTGTCTCAGCAGGATATGCCGGAGTAGCTCCTTACTCGGCTTACAGTAGCTACGCAGCTCCAGCATACGGAGGATACGGATACGCTGCTGCATCTCCTTACTCGTATGGAGTTTCACCTTATTCTGCGTACTCGTCACCTTACTATGGTGGACACTCTGCTTACCCTTACGCCACTTCTTACGCCAATACTTACAAATACGCATACAAAACTCCATACGCTTACTCTGGTTACCATGCTCCAGCTTATGGTGCTTACTCGCCCTACTCATCTTATGGAGCTTACCCGTACTCGGCGTACGGAGGATACGTACGATAA
- the LOC135839578 gene encoding uncharacterized protein LOC135839578 gives MMISCKLVFFNVMAFVYSKPLVPVALDPSNVLLAEPSVSIAHIPAHIGTAISKTIQYAETPAITGFSSTLYKPDLSPFGGGPVPYHYTYQDTLLRPTKIIVPKIAKMEPDVVHVPVIPSIKDVELAAPIFPKFPAINHDLIQYAPVVPPL, from the exons ATGATGATTTCGTGTAAATTG GTGTTTTTCAACGTGATGGCTTTCGTCTACTCAAAACCTCTAGTACCAGTTGCACTAGACCCTTCAAACGTATTACTCGCAGAACCATCAGTCAGCATAGCTCATATCCCTGCCCATATTGGAAcagcaatttcaaaaaccatACAATACGCTGAAACTCCAGCCATTACTGGATTCTCATCAACTCTTTATAAACCAGATCTCAGTCCATTTGGAGGTGGTCCAGTACCTTACCATTATACGTACCAAGACACTTTACTTCGTCCGACCAAGATCATAGTtccaaaaatagccaaaatggAGCCCGATGTCGTCCACGTGCCTGTGATACCTTCGATTAAAGATGTCGAATTAGCTGCCCCCATTTTCCCCAAGTTTCCAGCTATTAACCATGACCTTATTCAGTACGCTCCGGTAGTGCCacctttgtaa